From Coffea arabica cultivar ET-39 chromosome 2e, Coffea Arabica ET-39 HiFi, whole genome shotgun sequence, the proteins below share one genomic window:
- the LOC113732213 gene encoding uncharacterized protein, with protein MELPVIDLAPYLETSTKLRSESDCTNLDPEMKSLCEEVSRTLRETGALLVKDPRCSAEDNDKFLDMMEKYFEKPEEFKRLQGRPHLHYQVGVTPEGVEVPRSLVDEEMQEKLRAMPKEFQPATPTGPDRKWRYMWRVGPRPPNTRFKELNSEPVIPEGFPEWKATMDSWGYKMISAIEAVAEMAAIGFGLQKDAFTSLMKQGPHLLAPTGSDLRRHGQEGTVFAGYHYDLNFLTIHGRSRFPGLNIWLRNGQKMGVKVPVGCLLIQTGKQIEWLTAGDCIAGMHEVVVNSRTTDAIKVAIKQNRSLWRVSSTLFAHIASDAVLKPLGHFADSPHGGIYPPICAGEFVEKELAVINLKGRKGEP; from the exons ATGGAGCTGCCGGTGATCGATTTGGCTCCATATTTGGAAACCTCGACGAAGTTGAGGTCCGAATCCGACTGCACGAATCTGGATCCGGAAATGAAAAGCCTCTGCGAAGAAGTCAGTCGGACCCTAAGAGAAACCGGAGCTTTGCTGGTGAAAGACCCGAGATGCTCTGCAGAAGACAACGATAAATTCCTCGATATGATGGAAAAGTATTTCGAAAAGCCTGAAGAATTCAAGCGCCTCCAAGGACGGCCTCACCTCCATTACCAA GTTGGGGTGACTCCAGAAGGAGTTGAAGTACCTCGTAGTCTAGTTGATGAGGAGATGCAAGAGAAGTTAAGGGCAATGCCTAAAGAGTTTCAACCAGCCACTCCTACTGGGCCAGACCGTAAGTGGCGTTACATGTGGAGGGTTGGTCCCCGGCCACCAAACACACGCTTTAAG GAGCTAAATTCGGAGCCTGTCATACCTGAAGGATTCCCTGAATGGAAAGCCACTATGGATTCATGGGGGTATAAAATGATATCCGCGATTGAG GCTGTGGCTGAAATGGCAGCAATTGGATTTGGCTTGCAGAAAGATGCTTTTACTTCTCTCATGAAGCAG GGACCCCATCTACTTGCACCAACGGGAAGTGATCTTCGGCGTCATGGCCAAGAGGGCACTGTCTTTGCAGGATACCACTATGACCTCAACTTCCTTACAATTCATGGCAGAAGCAGATTCCCTGGTCTAAATATTTGGCTGAGAAATGGCCAAAAAATGGGAGTGAAGGTTCCTGTAGGATGCCTTCTCATTCAGACGGGAAAACAG ATAGAGTGGTTGACTGCAGGAGACTGTATAGCTGGCATGCATGAAGTTGTTGTAAATAGTAGGACAACTGATGCAATAAAAGTAGCTATAAAGCAAAATCGTAGCCTCTGGAGAGTTTCATCCACG CTATTTGCACATATTGCGTCAGATGCAGTGTTGAAACCTCTAGGCCACTTTGCTGACTCTCCTCATGGTGGCATTTATCCACCCATATGCGCTGGGGAATTTGTAGAAAAAGAACTTGCGGTAATCAACCTTAAAGGAAGGAAAGGAGAGCCTTGA